The Pseudomonas pergaminensis nucleotide sequence GGGCTGCGACCCGTGGAACGAAGAAGCAGTGGACCGTTTGCTCGCCATCAAGAACCGTTCGGTGGACAAGGGCCTGATCCTGGTGGCGGACAACATCCGCCAGTTCGACTTCCTGTTTGAAGACTTCCCGCAGGATTGGATCGACCGCATGGCCAGCACCTGGCCGGGGCCGAATACTTGGCTGGTACCGCACCAGGATTTGCTGCCGGAATGGGTAACGGGTGTGCACGACACCGTGGCGCTGCGCGTGACGGACCATCCACTGGTGTGCGACTTGTGCTCGCTGGTGGGGCCGTTGATTTCCACCTCGGCCAACCCGCAGGGCCGCCCGGCGGCACGCACGCGGATTCGCGTGGAGCAGTACTTCCGTGGCCAGGTGGACCTGGTGTTGGGTGGCGCCCTGGGTGGGCGCAAGAACCCGAGCCTGATTCGCGATCTGGCGACGGGTGAGGTGGTGCGGCCTGCTTGAGACCGAGGTGTGGCCATCGCGGGCAAGCCCGGCTCCCACACCTGATCCGCGTCTTTCATGACAACGCGGTCAAATGTGGGAGCCGGGCTTGCCCGCGATGAGGCCCTTACAGACTC carries:
- a CDS encoding L-threonylcarbamoyladenylate synthase; the encoded protein is MVNRWRVLETAREIRAGAVIAYPTEAVWGLGCDPWNEEAVDRLLAIKNRSVDKGLILVADNIRQFDFLFEDFPQDWIDRMASTWPGPNTWLVPHQDLLPEWVTGVHDTVALRVTDHPLVCDLCSLVGPLISTSANPQGRPAARTRIRVEQYFRGQVDLVLGGALGGRKNPSLIRDLATGEVVRPA